The following are from one region of the Rhizobium etli 8C-3 genome:
- the nodS gene encoding nodulation methyltransferase NodS, translated as MNELTQSDNYQLLNRELAAPDPWGLDANPFERERHTQMLRLALAQGSISNALEVGCAAGAFTVQLAPHCKRLTVIDVVPHAIERSRRRMRDSPHISWIVSDVQQFSPDERFDLIVVAEVLYYVGGIAEMRGAVRNLVRMLAPGGYLVFGSARDANCRRWGHVAGAETVLGMLNETLLELERLECRGGSVNEDCLLACFRNPISAS; from the coding sequence GTGAACGAGTTGACACAGAGCGACAATTATCAATTGCTGAATCGGGAACTGGCTGCACCCGATCCATGGGGACTCGACGCCAATCCATTCGAGCGTGAGCGTCACACGCAAATGCTCCGCTTGGCGCTTGCCCAGGGATCCATCTCAAATGCGCTCGAAGTGGGATGCGCTGCCGGCGCATTTACGGTGCAGCTAGCCCCCCACTGCAAACGGCTCACCGTGATCGATGTTGTGCCTCACGCTATAGAAAGATCGCGTCGACGCATGAGGGATTCTCCGCACATCAGCTGGATAGTCTCTGATGTTCAACAGTTTTCACCTGACGAGAGGTTTGATTTGATCGTTGTGGCGGAAGTGCTCTACTACGTTGGAGGAATAGCCGAGATGAGAGGGGCTGTTCGGAATTTAGTGCGGATGCTTGCGCCAGGTGGATATCTGGTTTTCGGATCGGCGCGCGACGCCAATTGTCGTCGCTGGGGCCACGTTGCTGGTGCTGAGACGGTCCTCGGCATGCTGAACGAAACTTTGCTCGAGCTAGAGCGGCTTGAGTGTCGGGGTGGGTCGGTCAACGAAGATTGCTTACTCGCCTGTTTCCGGAATCCGATTTCTGCCTCTTAA
- a CDS encoding carbamoyltransferase N-terminal domain-containing protein: protein MRVCGTKLTRDGADALVEDGWLASCVEQEKRGNDPRYETLDNLDVIGAALAQHGPDQRVIDQIIDGRGAMLTVLSNPSRAPVSFQ, encoded by the coding sequence ATGCGCGTCTGTGGTACAAAATTGACCCGTGACGGAGCGGACGCGCTTGTCGAGGATGGGTGGCTCGCCTCCTGCGTCGAGCAGGAGAAGCGGGGCAACGACCCGCGATATGAAACTCTAGACAATCTCGACGTGATTGGCGCCGCATTGGCGCAACACGGTCCGGATCAACGCGTTATTGATCAAATCATCGATGGAAGGGGTGCAATGCTGACAGTTCTCTCGAATCCGTCGAGGGCCCCGGTCTCGTTCCAATGA
- the nodB gene encoding chitooligosaccharide deacetylase NodB — MTHLDCSCEVHGERDDGTGSHSVYLTFDDGPHPFCTPEILDILAEHRVPATFFVIGEFLADQSKLIQRMIAEGHEVANHTMTHPDLSDCEPDEVQRQILETNRAIKMASPQAVVRHIRAPYGIWTEEVLKVSANAELTAVHWSVDPRDWSLPGADGIVNDVLQSVRPGSIVLLHDGCPSSEMQQGTDRSLRHQTIMALSSIIPALHDRGFVFRSLPREF, encoded by the coding sequence ATGACGCACCTCGATTGCTCGTGCGAAGTGCACGGTGAGCGCGATGACGGCACTGGTAGTCACAGCGTTTATTTGACGTTCGACGACGGTCCGCATCCATTTTGTACACCGGAGATTCTCGATATTCTGGCTGAACACCGGGTGCCGGCAACATTCTTCGTCATCGGCGAGTTCCTGGCCGATCAATCTAAATTGATCCAGCGAATGATTGCAGAGGGACATGAAGTCGCCAACCACACAATGACGCATCCAGACCTGTCTGACTGCGAACCCGACGAGGTGCAACGTCAGATACTCGAGACAAACAGAGCCATAAAAATGGCGTCGCCTCAGGCGGTGGTGCGGCACATCCGGGCTCCTTACGGCATCTGGACCGAAGAAGTGCTCAAGGTTTCGGCGAATGCGGAACTCACTGCCGTGCACTGGTCGGTAGATCCGCGAGACTGGTCTCTTCCCGGGGCCGACGGCATTGTCAATGATGTGCTGCAGTCTGTCCGGCCGGGGTCAATCGTGCTCTTGCACGACGGTTGTCCCTCCAGTGAAATGCAACAAGGAACTGACCGCAGTCTGCGCCACCAGACTATCATGGCGTTATCTAGCATAATTCCAGCTTTGCATGATCGCGGCTTTGTATTCCGCTCGCTTCCTCGGGAGTTCTGA
- the nodC gene encoding chitooligosaccharide synthase NodC, whose protein sequence is MDMLDTTSTVAVSLYALLSTAYKSVQAVYSLPTDVSLASQSLAGFEELPSVDVIVPSFNEDPRTLSECLASIAGQEYGGRLQVYLVDDGSENREALRPVHEAFARDPRFNILLLPQNVGKRKAQIAAIRRSAGDMVLNVDSDTILASDVIRKLVPKMQDPAVGAAMGQLTARNRNDSWLTRLIDMEYWLACNEERAAQARFGAVMCCCGPCAIYRRSALASLLDQYESQYFRGKPSDFGEDRHLTILMLKAGFRTEYVPSAIAATVVPNKLGPYLRQQLRWARSTYRDTLLGLRLLPNLHRFLTLDVVGQNLGPLLLALSVLTGLAQLALTGTVPWLASLMIVAMTMIHCSVVALRARQRRFLGFSLHAFINIFLLLPLKAYALCTLSNSDWLSRSSAGNSNQHPATDARTTECSGHATAPRRLNPARDSARRTTSDCMCSDE, encoded by the coding sequence ATGGATATGCTTGACACAACCAGCACTGTCGCCGTCTCGCTTTATGCACTTCTCTCGACTGCTTATAAAAGCGTGCAGGCCGTTTATTCTCTGCCGACCGATGTTTCATTGGCGTCCCAGAGCTTGGCCGGCTTTGAGGAGCTGCCCAGCGTAGATGTCATCGTGCCAAGCTTCAACGAGGATCCCCGCACGCTTTCGGAGTGCCTGGCTTCTATTGCGGGTCAGGAATACGGGGGAAGGCTGCAGGTTTACCTAGTTGATGACGGTTCCGAAAATCGCGAGGCTTTGCGACCTGTGCACGAGGCCTTCGCACGAGACCCCAGATTCAATATTCTCCTGCTTCCCCAGAATGTTGGTAAACGGAAGGCACAGATCGCCGCGATACGCCGCTCTGCTGGAGATATGGTGTTAAACGTCGACTCCGACACGATCCTCGCATCTGACGTCATCAGGAAGCTCGTGCCTAAAATGCAAGATCCGGCTGTCGGCGCGGCCATGGGACAGTTGACGGCCCGCAACCGAAACGATAGTTGGCTGACCCGTTTGATCGATATGGAGTACTGGCTGGCTTGCAACGAGGAGCGTGCGGCACAAGCTCGCTTCGGAGCCGTTATGTGCTGCTGCGGTCCATGTGCTATCTACCGTCGCTCTGCGCTCGCTTCGCTGCTTGACCAGTACGAATCACAGTATTTTCGGGGAAAGCCAAGCGATTTCGGTGAGGATCGGCATCTCACCATTCTTATGCTGAAGGCAGGCTTTCGAACGGAGTACGTGCCGAGCGCCATCGCAGCGACAGTCGTTCCGAACAAGCTAGGACCGTATCTGCGCCAACAACTACGCTGGGCGCGGAGCACGTACCGGGACACGTTGCTTGGGCTGCGCCTGCTGCCCAACCTCCATCGCTTCCTTACGCTCGACGTTGTCGGACAGAACCTCGGACCGCTGCTTCTGGCACTATCAGTGCTGACGGGGCTCGCACAGCTTGCATTGACGGGCACCGTGCCTTGGTTGGCATCCCTGATGATCGTGGCCATGACGATGATCCACTGCAGCGTTGTCGCGCTCCGGGCCCGCCAACGACGGTTCCTCGGGTTCTCTCTGCATGCATTCATCAATATTTTTCTGCTACTGCCCTTGAAAGCCTACGCGCTGTGCACGCTGAGCAATAGCGACTGGCTGTCGCGCAGCTCTGCTGGCAACTCGAATCAACATCCGGCGACTGATGCGCGCACTACAGAATGTTCTGGACATGCGACAGCGCCTCGAAGGCTCAACCCCGCCCGCGATTCTGCCAGGCGAACGACGTCTGACTGCATGTGCAGCGACGAGTAA